The following is a genomic window from Streptomyces sp. BHT-5-2.
GGTCGCCGCCCTCGAACGCGAACTCCTCGGCCTCTACGCCGACCCGGCCCTGGCCGAGAAACCCGCCCTCCTCTCCCGCCGCGGCGGCGCCTTCTACTCCGAGGCAGCGGTAGCCCTGACGTCGTCCTTGCTGGCGGGCGGGGGCGGGGCGGATTCCGACGCGGGGGGTGGCCTACGGGCCGGGGACGGGGCGGGTGGTGAAGGGTGGGGTGCCGAGGGGAAGTTGGTCGGTGATGTGCAGGTCGTCAACACCCTCAACAACGGGACGTTGCCGTTCCTGCCGGACGATGCGGTGATCGAGGTGCCGGCCGCGGTCGGCTCCCGGGGGGCCTCCCCCCTCCCCCTCCGCCCCCTAGCCCCCCTTTTTGCCGGGCTCGTCGCCAATGTCACGGCCTACGAGCACCTGGCTCTGGACGCGGCCCTCAAAGGCGGCCGCGACCGGGTCTTCACCGCACTCCTCGCACACCCCCTCATCGGCCAGATCGACCACGCGGACCGGCTCGCCGACGCGCTGATCGCACACAACCGGGAGCACCTCACGTGGGCCTGACCGGCACTGCGCTCGCCGTCGACGCGGGCAACAGCAAGACCGACGTGGTGCTGGTCGCCACCGACGGCAGGGTCCTCGGCCGGGCCCGCGGCGGCGGCTTCCAGCCGCATCTGGTCGGCACCGCCCGCGCCGTGGACGTGCTGGCCCCCCTGATCGCCGAGGCCCGGCGCCGGGCCGGACTGCCCGCCGACGGCCCGGCCGCCCAGCTCTCCGCCTTCCTCGCCAACGCCGACCTCCCCGTCGAAGTGACCCGCCTGACCACCGAGATCGTCGCCCGCGGCTGGGCGGACGCCGTCACCGTACGCAACGACACCTTCGCCCTGCTCCGCGCCGGACTCCCGGACGGCGCCGAGCAGTTGGGCGTCGCCGTGGTCTGCGGCGCCGGCGTCAACTGCGTCGGCGTCGGCCGCGGCGGGGCCACCGCCCGCTTCCCGGCCGTCGGCCGGATCTCCGGCGACTGGGGCGGCGGCTCCTTCCTCGCCGACGAGGCCCTGTGGCACGCCGCCCGCGCCGAGGACGGCCGCGGCACACCGAGCGAACTCGCCCGCGCGCTACCGGCCCACTTCGGCCTGACGACGATGGCAGAACTGATCGAGGCCCTGCACCTGCGGCGGATCCCGCTCGACCGCCGGCACGAACTGTCCCCCCTGCTCTTCGCCGTCGCGGCGGACGGCGACGCCGTCGCCCGCTCCCTCGTGGCCCGCCAGGCGGAGGAGATCGCCCTGATGGCCTCCGTCGCCCTCCAGCGCCTCGACCTCCTCTCCGAACCGACCCCGGTCATCCTCGGCGGCGGCATCCTCGCCGCCCGGCACCCCCTTCTCCACGACCACGTCACCGAACTCCTCGCCGCCCGGGCGCCGAAGGCCGTCCCGCACCTCCTCACCGCGCCCCCGGTCCTCGGCGCCGCCCTGGACGCACTGGACCGGGCGACCCCCGGACCGCCCCGACGGGCCTACACCCGCCTGCGGGCGGAATGGGCATAGAGCGGGAGGAATGGGCATAGAGGGAAGTACCCGCCCGTCACCGCGGTTGCCGGTGACTCACCCCACCTGGACGCAGTCGCCGCTGCGGGTCTCGGCGCGTTCGCCCGGGGCCAGGACGAGGGCGGGCGGGGGCGGGGAGAGGTCGCTTTCCGTGATGATGGTGATGGGGCGGTCGGTGTCGTTGGCGATGGGTGTGAGGGCGCCGTCGGGGGCGTGGAGGAGGGGGTAGGTGCCGGTCGGGTTGATGTAGGTCGTGCTGCCGATGGTGAGGAATCCGGTGGCCGGGGCGGTGGGCGCGGGGGCGGCCGGGGCCCTGGTGGCGACCTTGGAGGCGGTCTTGGACCCGATCTTGGAGCCGGTCTTGGTGAGGGGGGTCAGGAGTTGGCTGATGCGGCGCATGGCGTCGTTCCTCCGTCGATTCCGTTGATTCCGTGACGTCCGTCGTTTCCGTTGCTTCCGTTGCTTCCGTTGTTTCCGTTGCTTCGAGGGTTGGCGGGAGAACCAACCTTCGTCACTCAGAGTAGTCGGATCGGGGTGGGGTCGTCAGCGGCGCGCGGGAGTGGCGCGGGGGCGCGAGGCGGCAAGGTGCGCGCCGAGGGCGGTCGTCCGGCCGGTCGCTCGTGCGGTGGCGCGGTGGGTGGCCCGGCCGGTGGGCGCGTCCGCACCCGACCACCACGGCCCGGCCCCTCCCCCGCCCCTCAGTCGTCCAGTGGCAGTGCCAGGTCCCGGACGTGGCCCGCGAGGAGTTGGACCGCGGCGTCGACGGCGGCCTGGGGGTTCCGGGCGCGGATGGCGTCGGTGAGGCGGGAGTGCGGGTCGGTGGCGGCGGCGTCGGCGGTGTCCAGGCAGGCGGCGCGGCGGAGTTCCGCGCGCAGGGCGGTGCTGAGGGAGCGGTAGATGTCGGCGAGCACGGGGTTGGCGCCGGCCTCGGCGACCAGGATGTGGAACTCCGCGTCGGCCGCGGTGAACGCCTCGCTGTCGTGGGCCGCGAGGGCGGCCCCGCGGCGCTCCAGGGCGGCCTCGATGCCGGCGAGCTGGGCGTCGGTGCGGTGCTTGGCGGCCTGCCGGGCGGCGACCACGTCGAGCCCCTGGCGGACCTGGGTGACATGGCTCAGCTCGGCGCGCTCCAGACGGCGGCGGAGGGCGACCGCGCTGTCGTCGTCGGAGATCACGAACGTGCCGTCGCCCTGGCGGGGTTCGAGGAGTCCGGAGTGGACGAGCGAGCGCACGGCCTCGCGGACCGAGGCGCGGCTGACGCCGAGGGCCTCGGACAGGGCGCTCTCCGGCGGGATGCGGCTGCCCACGGGCCAGGTGCCGCTCACGATCTGGCCGCGGATCTCGTCGGTCGCGGACTCCACGAGCGACACCCGGCCCTTGCGGACGGACTGCACTCGATCACTCCCTTTCTCGGCGGGACGGACGTCTTCGGCCGTCGCGGAGAGGCGGACGGGTCCGGCGCGGGCGTCGTGGGGCTCTCGTGCGGTGCGGGTCCCATGGGGCGGGACTCCGGACGCGTGTCACCCGGGGCGGCGGCCGGCGGCGGAGCGTCCGATCCCGGTCGCCAGGTATCGGCGACTCCTCGTAAGCGTAATGCGGGGAACCGGGGGCGGCGGGCGGGCGTGATGAAGGGTGGTGGGGCGCCGGCGGAAGGCCGTCGGAGGACCGCGGGGCGTTCGGCGTTCCGAACAAGATCGGGTCAAGTCCGGTGTGCCGACCGGGGGACACGGACATACTGACGGCCGTGCGCCTCGTGCCCGCGGGCGCCGGGCTCGGGACCGGCCCGCAGTCAGCGACCCAGGGGGTGGTTCGTCGGTGTCGTCGATGTCCTCGGTGTCGTCGGTGTCGTCGGTGTCGTCCGAGTCCTCGGCGTCCGCTCTGCCGTCCGGCGCTTCGGTGCCCCCGGGGGCGCCCGGCGGCCCTGGCGAGCCGTCCGCCGCGCGCCGGCGCACCGCGTGGGCCGAGGGCGTGGACCGGCTGCGGGCGGCCGCGACGACCGAGCCGGGGCGGCTGCGCGCCATCGGGGCGGTGCTGGCGCTGCTGCTCCTGGTGTTCGGGGCGGCCACCGCCTGGCAGGTGACGGACCGGTCGCGGGCCGCCGACGACGTGGTGCTGCGCAGCCAGCCGCTGACCGCGGACGCGGCGAGCATCTACCGCTCGCTGGCGGACGCCGACACCACGGCCGCCGGCGGGTTCCTGGCGGGCGGCACGGAGTCCCCGGCGACCCGGGCGCGCTACGAGCAGGACCTGGCGACCGCGTCGCGGCTGCTGGTGAAGGCGGCGGCGCAGGCGCGGGTGCCGGGCCCGGAGGGCCGGGCGGCGGATCCGGCCGGGACGCAGATCGCCCGGCTGAACACCCTGCTGCCGCGGTACACCGGGCTGATCGAGACGGCCCGCACCAACAACCGGCAGGGGCTGCCCCTGGGCGGCGCCTATCTGCGCTACGCCAACGAGCGGATGCGGACGGAACTCCTCCCGGCGGCCCGGGAGTTGTACGACGCGGAGCGCCAGCGGCTCGCCGCCGACGTGCAGCGGGCCACCGCGCGGCCGTGGTGGGCGCTGGCCGCGGGGGCGCCGGCGCTGGCCGCTCTGGTGTGGGCGCAGCGCCGGCACCACCGCCGCACCAACCGGGTGTTCAACCACGGTCTGCTGGCGGCGACGGCGGCCTCGGTGGCGGTGCTGCTGTGGCTGGTGGCGGCGCACGTCGTGGCGCGGGCCGGGCTGACCGCCGCGGATGCGCACGGCGCCCGGTCGCTGCAGGTGCTCAACACCGCCCGGATCGACGCCCTGCGGGCGCGGGCGGACGAGAATCTGACGCTGGTGGCGCGCGGCGCGGTGCTGACCGCCGACCAGAAGGACTTCTACGAGGTCGACTTCCAGGCGAAGATGGGGCGGCTGGCGGGCCCGGCGGACGGCCCGGGCCCGGTGGGCGGCGCGGGGGAGCTGGGGCGGGCGCTGGTGTCGGCGGGCGACGAGACGGGGCGGGGGCCGGTGCGGGACGCGGTGGCTGCCCTGGGGCAGTGGCGGGCCCGGCACGCCGCGGCGCGGGCGGCGGACGACCGGGGCGACTACCACCGGGCGCTGGCGCAGGTGATCGGCGGGGGCGGCTCGACGGGCGCGTCGTTCGACCGGGTCGACACCGGGCTGGAGCGAGCGCTCGTCCATGAGCAGGCGCGGTTCCGGTCGGCGGCGGATCGCGGGCGGGCGGCGTTCGGCCTGCTGGCCGCGGGCGCCGGGGTGTTGGCCGTCGTGGCCGCGGTCGCGGCGGTGCTGGGGATCGGGCGCAGGCTGTCGGAGTACCGGTGAGGAGGTCCGGGGAGATGGGGACGCGCGGGCGGGGGCTGCGGAATCTGCGGGCCGTCCTGGCGCCGGTCGTGGCGGGCATGGCCGTGATGGCGGCGACCGCGACGGTGCTGGTGCCCGCGCTGGGCCATGGGGCGCGCCCGGACGCCCCGGGCCCGGTGGCGACGCACCGCTCGTACGGGCCGGGGACGCCGCACGCGGCACCGGCCGCGGCGCGGTGCACACCGGGCACGGCGGCGCAGAGCCTGCGGCCCTCGCCCGCCGACGGGCCGGCGGTGGAGCGGATCAGGAAGAAGGGCCAACTGGTCGTCGGGGTGGACCAGAACACCTACCGGTGGGGGTACCGCGACCGGGACACCGGCCGGCTGGAGGGCTTCGACATCGACCTGGCGCGGGCGATCGCCCAGGACATCCTGGGGCCGGACGCCAAGGTCGTCTTCCAGGCGGTGCCGACCAACCAGCGGATCCCGGCGGTGCGGCAGCGCACGGTGGACATGGTGGTGCGGACGATGACGATCAACTGCGCGCGCAAGGAGCAGGTGGCGTTCTCGACGGCGTACTTCCAGGCGGGGCAGCAGGTGCTGGCGCCGAAGGAGTCGCCGATCACGGCGTTCGACGACTCGTTGCGCGGCAGGCGGGTGTGCACCGCGGCGGGTTCGACGGGCGAGGCGGAGCTGGCGCGGCGCAACCACGGTGCGAAGGTGCTGACCGCGCCCAACCAGCTGGACTGCCTGGTGCGGCTCCAGTTGGGCGAGGCGGACGCGGTGGTCACCGACAGTGCGCTGGCGGCGGCGCAGGCGGCGCAGGACCCGACGGTGGAGCTGAAGGGCCGGCCGTTCACCGACGAGTCGTACGGGGTGGCGATGAACAAGGACGACCCGGATCTGGTGCGCCGGGTCAACAAGGTCCTGGACGACTACCGCAGCGGCGGGGACGACAGTCCCTGGATGCGGGCGTACCGGAAGTGGTTGCAGGCCGATCTGCCCGGCATATCGGGGCCGCCCGCACCGGAGTACGGCGACTGAGGGCGGCGCGGACGGTCGGTGCCTGCTGCGCGCAGCGGGCCGGGAGCCGGGGGACGGGTGCGCCACGGGGCGCCGGATGGGTCCACTATGGAGGGGCTGGAGCGGGGGCGAGGAGCCGAAGGGCCCGGCGGGCGACGCCGGGTGCACCAACCGCCGTGCACGGTACGCGTATTGGAGAGGTGATCGATGGGGGTCCCTGGACCCTTCCCCGGCTCGGCGGGAAGGCCCGATGCCCCGGCGGTGGACCGGGAGGAGGTGGACCGCGCGCTGGCGCGGCTCGGCGCGGAGTACGAGGCGATCGAGACGTCGCTGCTGGCGTTGCAGGACCACGCCGGCCGCCGGCTCCTGGAGGGCGCCGAGCTGTCGGGCGTCAGCAAGGAGCGCTGGGCCGAGACGGAGCGGTCCCTCGCGCTGCTGTGGTCGCTGTTCGACGCGTACACGGAGGTGTTGACGGCCGCCCGGGAGCTGCGGGCGCGGCGCCGCTGGCCGTCCGCCGAGGAGCTGGCGGAGCTGTCCGAGCTGCTGCACGGCGGCGGGGTGACGGTCCCGGCCGCGGACGCGCCGGGCGCCGGGGACGGCGGCGGCGCGGAGCGGATCGGCCTGGCGGAGCTGGTGGGACGGCTGAACGGCCTGTACGCGCGGTCGCTGGACGTCATCGTGGCGGCGGACGCGGTGTGGTCGGCGCTGCCGGCCCGGATAGACCTGCTGGCGGAGGAGTTGCGGCGGACGCGCTCGCTGGCGCATTCGGTGGGGGTGCGTCCGGGGGAGCATCCGGCCGGTGACGATCTGGAGCGGATCACCGAGGAGTTGACGCGGCTGCGGGCCCTGGTGATCGCCGATCCGCTGGCGTTCTGGGTGTCGTCGGGGGCGGGCAGCGCGGCGCCGGGCGGGGGGCGTCCGGACACCGCCCGCTACGACCGGGCGGCGCGGGCGCTGGAGGACATCCGGCGCGAGGTGGCGGCGGTGCTGGACGTGCGGCAGGACGCGGAGCGACGGCTGATGCTGCTGCGCGACGTGCTGTCGCGGGCGGACCGGACGCTGACCGAGGCGCGGCAGGCGCGCGGGGAGGTGCTGGCGAAGATCGCCGCGTCGGAGGTGCCGGCGGTCAGCGGCCCGTCGACGGTGCTGCACGAGCAGTTGGCGGCGGCCGCGGAGTACCGCCGCCGGTCGCAGTGGCACCGCCTGTCGCCGCTGCTGGACAGCCTGGAGGAGCGGGCGGAGGACGAACTCCGGCGGGCCCGGGAGTCGTTGACGGCGGTGACCGCGCCGCTGGCCGTCCGGGCCGAGCTGCGCGGCCGGCTGGACGCGTACCGGGCGCGGGTGGCGCGGTGCGGCCTGGCGGAGGACCCGATGCTGATGGAGCGCTATGACGTGGCGCGCCGGATGCTGTGGAGCGCGCCGTGCGATCTGCGGGCGGCGGAGCAGGCCGTGTGGCGCTATCAGGAGGCGGCGGCGGAGGCGATGGTCCCGGAGCCGCGGGACGGCAGGGCGGAGTCGTGACGGAGCGGGACGGGGGGCGGTGCCAGCGCCGGGACTGCGACGGGCGATACGAAGACGTCGGCGACGGGGAGTTGTACTGCGACGAGTGCGGGCTGGCGCCGGTGGTGTCGCCCGAGGGGCTGCTGTCGGCGACCGCGACGGTGCTGACGCAGCGGGTCGACGAGGGCGGTGCGACGGTCGCGGCGCCGCCGCCGACCGGTGCCCCGAGGCGGCGGACGGCCGGGACGCACGTCCCGGGGCGGCGGGCGGGCGGCCGGTCCGGGAGCGGGCCGGGCGGCCGGACGCCGCCGGTGGTGCGCGGCAGCGGCCGGGGAGCCGGCGGCCCCGCCTCGGGGTCCGGGGGCGGTTCCGGTGCGTCGCACGGGCGGCTGGGCGCCGGGCTGGTGACGGTGCCGCAGGTGCCGCGGCGCGATCCGCGGTCGGCGGTGCTGGCGCAGCCGGCGGTGCCGGAACGGAAGCGGTTCTGCAGCCGGGGCGAGTGCGGGGCGCCGGTGGGACGGGGCCGGGACGGCCGGCCGGGCCCGGCGGAGGGCTTCTGCACCAAGTGCGGCCATCCGTACAGCTTCGTACCGAAGTTGCGGGCCGGGGAGCTGGTGCACGACCAGTACGAGGTCGCCGGGTGCCTGGCGCACGGCGGGCTGGGCTGGATCTATCTGGCGCGGGACCGTGCGGTCGACGACCGGTGGGTGGTGCTCAAGGGGCTGCTGGACACCGGTGACGAGGAGGCGCTGGCGGCGGCGGTGTCCGAGCGGCGGTTCCTGGCCGCGATCGAGCACCCCAACATCGTGCGGATCTACAACTTCGTCGAGCACCTGGACCGGGCGACCGGCAGCCGGGACGGCTACATCGTCATGGAGTACGTCGACGGCACCTCCCTGAAGGACCTCGCCAACGAGCGGCGCACGTCCCAGGGGCGGCGCGACCCGATGCCGGTGGAGCAGGCGTGCGCGTACGGCGTCGAGGCGCTGGAGGCACTCGGCCATCTGCACGCGCGGCAGTTGCTCTACTGCGACTTCAAGGTCGACAACGCCCTCCAGCAGCACGACCGGCTCAAGCTGATCGACCTGGGCGCGGTGCGGCGCATGGACGACCACGAGAGCCCGCTGTACGGCACGATCGGCTACCAGGCGCCCGAGGTCGGCGAGATGGGCCCGTCGGTCGCCTCCGACCTCTACACCGTCGCCCGCACCCTCGCCGTCCTCACCTTCGACTTCCAGGGCTTCACCAACGTCTTCGCGGACTGTCTGCCGGATCCGGAGCACATCGAGGTGTTCCGTTCCTACGAGTCCTTCTACCGGCTGCTGGTACGGGCCACCGATCCGGATCCGGGCCGGCGCTTCGGGTCGGCGGAGGAGATGGCCGAGCAGCTGACGGGGGTTCTGCGGGAGGTGGCGGCGCTCCGTACGGGCGAGCCGCGGCCGGCGCACTCCACCCTGTTCGGGCCCGAACTGCGGGTGGTGGGCACGGAGCTGATGGGGCCGCCGGCCGGCGACAGTTCGCTGCTGGGCGGCCGGCGGACCGGCCGGCGGCGCGCCGGGCGGGCCGCGGCACCGGGTCCGGTGCGGGCGGACGGCGGCCCGGAGCTGCGGCCGCTGGACGTGGCCGGGGCGGCGCTGGCGCTGCCGGTGCCGCGGGCGGACCCCGACGACCCCAACGCCGGGTTCCTGGCCGGTCTGCACGCCGCGACGCCGGCGGAGCTGCTGGCCGCCCTGCGCGCGGCGCCCGCCGACTCGCCGGAGCTGCGGCTGCGGACCCTGCGCGCCCGGCTGGAGCTGGGCGGGGCCGCGGCCGCCTCCGACGGCGGGCGGGCGGCGGAGGTGTCCGCGGACGACGACTGGCGGGTGGTCTGGCACCGCGGGCTGGCGGCGCTGGCGGCGGGCGACCGGGAGGGCGCCGCGCTGGCCTTCGACGCGGTCTACGACGCCTTCCCCGGCGAGCAGGCGCCGAAGCTGGCGCTGGGCATCAGCGCCGAACTCCTCGGCCAGTGGGAGAACGCCGCGGAGTACTACCGCCTCGTCTGGGCGACCGACCGCGGGTATGTGAGCGCCGCGTTCGGACTGGCCCGGGTGCGGCTGGCGGCCGGCGACCGGGAGGGTGCGGTGGCGGCGCTGGAATCCGTACCGGAGGCGTCCATCCACCACACCGCGGCCCGGATCGCGGCGGTCCGCGCCCGGCTGCGGCAGCGCTCGCCCGAGGAGGCCCTGCTGCCGGATCTGCGGGCCGCCGCCCAACAGGTCGAGGCGCTGGCCGACTTCGGCCTGGACGACCGGCGCCGGGAACTGCTGGCCACCGAAGTACTGGGCAGTGCCCTGGACTGGGTACTCTCCGGGAGCCACGGCGACGGGCCCGGGGCGCCGGGCGGCGGGGAGCCGGCCGGTGCGGCGGTGCCGACGCTGCTCGGCAGTCCGCTGGACGAGCGCGGGCTGCGGTTCGGGCTGGAGCGCTCGTACCGTCTGCTGGCGCGGCTCGCGCGGCGTGGCGAGGAAAGGATCGAGCTGGTGGAGCGGGCCAACCGCTTCCGCCCCAGGACATGGGTGTGACATGGGTGTGACTGGGCCGTCCCGCTGCCGGAACTGCGGTGAGCCGCTCGCCGCGGGGGACAACTACTGCGGACGGTGCGGCGCCGATCCCCTGACGTCGGGCGGCCACGGCCTGCCCACGGGACACGGTGCGCCCCCGGCGGGGTACGCGGCGGGGCCGGCGGCGCAGGCGGGGCCGCCGCCGCCCGACCCCACGACCCGTCTCGCGTACGGGGATCACGGGGGCGCGAGGGTGCCGTCGGCAGGGCCCGCCGGCCGGCCAGCGGACCCGCGGGTGGTCGGCTACGAGGCGGTCGCCGACGCCGCCGCCGGGGCCGTGGCGCGGCCCGAAGCGGACGCCGTGCCGGCCGCTCCGGCCGAGGCCGCCGCCGGCACGGAAGCGGAGCCCGCGGCGGGCACCACGGCGGACGCCGGGACGGCCGTCCCGCAGGGGCCAGCGGCGGACGCCGGGGAGCCGGGCGGAACGATCTTCGACGCGCCCGCGGTGTCCGCCGGCGCGCCCGCCGCGACCGGAAGCGGAACGTCCCCGGACACCCCGGTGCGGCCCGAACGCGACCATCTGGAGCAGGAGTTGCCGGGGGTCGCGGCGGTCAGCGACGTCGGCCACCGGCACCACCGCAACGAGGACTTCTTCGCGCTGGCCGGCACCGCGCTGCCGGACGGCGCGCCGGCGGTGATCGCGGTGGTCTGCGACGGGGTCTCCTCGGCCACCCGTCCCGACGACGCCTCCCGGATCGCCGCCGAACGGGCCGCCGGCGCGCTGCGGATGGCACTGCCGCGCGGCGCCCACCCGCAGCAGGCCATGCACGACGCGGTGCTGGCGGCCTCGACGGCGGTCGATGCGCTGGCCGCCGACCCGTCGCTGGCGCACGACGAGTTCCGCCAGCAGAACGCCCCGGCCTGCACCTTCGTCGGCGCCCTGGTCGGCGGGGGGCTGCTGACCATCGGCTGGGTCGGCGACAGCCGGGCGTACTGGATCCCCGACGACCGCACCGCGCCGCCGGTCCGGCTCACCGAGGACGACTCCTGGGCGGCCCAGATGGTCGCCAACAACCTGATGACGGAGGCCGAGGCCAACGCCGACGAGCGGGCGCACGCCATCACCGGATGGCTCGGCGCGGACGCGTACGAGGTCGAACCGCACATCGCGGCGTTCCGGCCGGACGGGCCGGGCACGGTGGTCGTGTGCACGGACGGGCTGTGGAACTACGTCGAGACGGCCGGGGCGATGGCGGCGGTGCTGCCGACGGACGCCCCGGCCCGGCCGCTGGACGCCGCGCGGGTGCTGGTCGACCACGCCCTGGCCGGCGGCGGGCACGACAACGTAACGGTCGCGGTGGTGCGGTTCCCGGCGCCCGCGGACGGGGCAGGATCGGCCTGAGCCCGCAACCGCACGCGCCGGACCCGGCCACCACCCACCGGGCCGTCCGACCCGCCGGTGGACCGGCCGGCGACGGCCGCAAGGAGCGGACGTAACCCATGGCCAACCTCGCCAAGTCGCGCGTGCCGCGCTTCACCGCCGAGGTGCACCACAATCCCTTCCTTCCCGAGGGCGGGCGCGGGCTGCACGCCGTCGTCACCGTCACCGCGACCGGGGGCGGTTCGACCGGCGGGCGGCCGGTTCCCGGGCCGCGGCCGGAGGGAGGTGTTCCGGTGGCCGGCGGCGCGGCCCTCGGCCCGGAGACCGGGGTCGTGCTGCGGGTGCGGACGCCGCTGGGCGCCGAGGTCGGGTTCCTGCGCCAAGTGGCGCCCGCCACCGAGGACCTGACCGGGCACCGAAGAGCGTCGGGGCCGCGCTCGGGCGACTACCCGACCGGCCCCTGGGGCGACGAGTCCCGCGACTACCACCTCTTCCTCCGCGTCCCGGACCCCGGGCTCGGCCGGGAGATGCTCGCCGCCCGGCTCTCGGTGCTGCTGCCGACGCCGGACGGGGCCGCGCCCCGGGTCGTCGCACAGGGCCTCGTCCGCGCCGTGTGGACGGACGATCCGGCCGCCGCGGTACGGATCGACTTACACGTGGCGCACCACACAGGACGGTCCGAACTGGCCCAAGCCATCCAGCGGGGGCTGGATGCGGCGAAGTGGGGAGATGCCGTCCGCGCGGTGTGCGAACTGCGCCGTGCGACGGGGCTCGCCGCCGACCTGGGAAGCGGGGACACTGCGAAACTCCTTGCGAAGGTGGTGGGCGACGCCGATCCCGCGACCGGTACTGTGCGACAGGCGGCGAAGGCGGCCGAGGCCGGCCGGGAAAGCTCCCGGACGGCACCCGGACCCCACCCAACGCCCGGAGAAAACGCAATGAACGAGCACGTTCAGAACTGATCAGTACCACCCGGAAGTTTTGGTACGGAGGGGGAAGAACCGACATGCCGACCTGCCCGAGCGGCCACCAGTCGGTGGCCGAAGACTGGTGCGAGGTGTGCGGCCAGCGCATGGCGGGAGCCGTCCCCCCGCCGCCCTCCCTGCCGGCGGGGTTCCTGAACACGTCGCCGCCCGAGCCGAACGGCCCCGCGGGCCCGCCGCCCGGCCAGCCCGGCCCGCCGCCGCCCGGCCAGC
Proteins encoded in this region:
- a CDS encoding protein phosphatase 2C domain-containing protein — protein: MGVTGPSRCRNCGEPLAAGDNYCGRCGADPLTSGGHGLPTGHGAPPAGYAAGPAAQAGPPPPDPTTRLAYGDHGGARVPSAGPAGRPADPRVVGYEAVADAAAGAVARPEADAVPAAPAEAAAGTEAEPAAGTTADAGTAVPQGPAADAGEPGGTIFDAPAVSAGAPAATGSGTSPDTPVRPERDHLEQELPGVAAVSDVGHRHHRNEDFFALAGTALPDGAPAVIAVVCDGVSSATRPDDASRIAAERAAGALRMALPRGAHPQQAMHDAVLAASTAVDALAADPSLAHDEFRQQNAPACTFVGALVGGGLLTIGWVGDSRAYWIPDDRTAPPVRLTEDDSWAAQMVANNLMTEAEANADERAHAITGWLGADAYEVEPHIAAFRPDGPGTVVVCTDGLWNYVETAGAMAAVLPTDAPARPLDAARVLVDHALAGGGHDNVTVAVVRFPAPADGAGSA
- a CDS encoding glutamate ABC transporter substrate-binding protein, whose translation is MGTRGRGLRNLRAVLAPVVAGMAVMAATATVLVPALGHGARPDAPGPVATHRSYGPGTPHAAPAAARCTPGTAAQSLRPSPADGPAVERIRKKGQLVVGVDQNTYRWGYRDRDTGRLEGFDIDLARAIAQDILGPDAKVVFQAVPTNQRIPAVRQRTVDMVVRTMTINCARKEQVAFSTAYFQAGQQVLAPKESPITAFDDSLRGRRVCTAAGSTGEAELARRNHGAKVLTAPNQLDCLVRLQLGEADAVVTDSALAAAQAAQDPTVELKGRPFTDESYGVAMNKDDPDLVRRVNKVLDDYRSGGDDSPWMRAYRKWLQADLPGISGPPAPEYGD
- a CDS encoding serine/threonine-protein kinase; this translates as MTERDGGRCQRRDCDGRYEDVGDGELYCDECGLAPVVSPEGLLSATATVLTQRVDEGGATVAAPPPTGAPRRRTAGTHVPGRRAGGRSGSGPGGRTPPVVRGSGRGAGGPASGSGGGSGASHGRLGAGLVTVPQVPRRDPRSAVLAQPAVPERKRFCSRGECGAPVGRGRDGRPGPAEGFCTKCGHPYSFVPKLRAGELVHDQYEVAGCLAHGGLGWIYLARDRAVDDRWVVLKGLLDTGDEEALAAAVSERRFLAAIEHPNIVRIYNFVEHLDRATGSRDGYIVMEYVDGTSLKDLANERRTSQGRRDPMPVEQACAYGVEALEALGHLHARQLLYCDFKVDNALQQHDRLKLIDLGAVRRMDDHESPLYGTIGYQAPEVGEMGPSVASDLYTVARTLAVLTFDFQGFTNVFADCLPDPEHIEVFRSYESFYRLLVRATDPDPGRRFGSAEEMAEQLTGVLREVAALRTGEPRPAHSTLFGPELRVVGTELMGPPAGDSSLLGGRRTGRRRAGRAAAPGPVRADGGPELRPLDVAGAALALPVPRADPDDPNAGFLAGLHAATPAELLAALRAAPADSPELRLRTLRARLELGGAAAASDGGRAAEVSADDDWRVVWHRGLAALAAGDREGAALAFDAVYDAFPGEQAPKLALGISAELLGQWENAAEYYRLVWATDRGYVSAAFGLARVRLAAGDREGAVAALESVPEASIHHTAARIAAVRARLRQRSPEEALLPDLRAAAQQVEALADFGLDDRRRELLATEVLGSALDWVLSGSHGDGPGAPGGGEPAGAAVPTLLGSPLDERGLRFGLERSYRLLARLARRGEERIELVERANRFRPRTWV
- a CDS encoding N-acetylglucosamine kinase; the protein is MGLTGTALAVDAGNSKTDVVLVATDGRVLGRARGGGFQPHLVGTARAVDVLAPLIAEARRRAGLPADGPAAQLSAFLANADLPVEVTRLTTEIVARGWADAVTVRNDTFALLRAGLPDGAEQLGVAVVCGAGVNCVGVGRGGATARFPAVGRISGDWGGGSFLADEALWHAARAEDGRGTPSELARALPAHFGLTTMAELIEALHLRRIPLDRRHELSPLLFAVAADGDAVARSLVARQAEEIALMASVALQRLDLLSEPTPVILGGGILAARHPLLHDHVTELLAARAPKAVPHLLTAPPVLGAALDALDRATPGPPRRAYTRLRAEWA
- a CDS encoding FadR/GntR family transcriptional regulator; the encoded protein is MQSVRKGRVSLVESATDEIRGQIVSGTWPVGSRIPPESALSEALGVSRASVREAVRSLVHSGLLEPRQGDGTFVISDDDSAVALRRRLERAELSHVTQVRQGLDVVAARQAAKHRTDAQLAGIEAALERRGAALAAHDSEAFTAADAEFHILVAEAGANPVLADIYRSLSTALRAELRRAACLDTADAAATDPHSRLTDAIRARNPQAAVDAAVQLLAGHVRDLALPLDD